The following nucleotide sequence is from Mytilus trossulus isolate FHL-02 chromosome 9, PNRI_Mtr1.1.1.hap1, whole genome shotgun sequence.
TCCTACCCACTGCATTATAAATGTGCCTGTtgaaagtcaggagcctgtaactcaGTGACATTTGTTGGTTGACTCTATAATTCAATTGAGAATGAAGACGAGGAATCTTTTTATTTGGAttattttgcatgttttcaTGTCATGTTCTCATGTCAGGGACCTTAAACGAGGCGAACGATATCATAGGACattaaaactgacaacgccatgcaTGGTATAAAGAAAGCAGATCAGTGATAAATagtacataaaaaaacaacatagaaaactaaagactgagctaTACCAACCTACCAAAGAAATGAGGGTGATCTCAGCTTCTTCAGAAACGGTAAGCAGATTGCGGTGATAGTTACTTAAATCCCAGTTATTTGGAATACGTTAATTTTGTGTACTAAGTAAAATGTATTTCTCTATCAAACAGTATCGTAATATAATGTTGTCAGCCTCGTATATCTTACTGTAACTGAGTGGTAAAATAagagagaggcgaaagataccagagggacagtcaaactcatagattgaatataaactgacaactcaatggccaaaaattgaaaaaaacacaaacagactCATAAACGTACACAAGtcacaacaaagaaaagaaaagattaACCAACTGAGTTGATCTTAAGTGCACCAGAAGGGtcagcagatcctgcttcacatatGGCAACCGTCCTGCTACTCTTGTTTGTATAAAACCGGTAactagtctaattcggtaggccACATTCGTGGTGAAAAGGGAAGTGGATTGCACTTACGACATAAGAAgcatattcgatatcatctgGGAAACGGTTATTCAATAAAGGTCAACCTACTCGTGATGGTGTCTGTTtaatttacgaaggaatgatttcaacttcaccatttggaactctgggtttgatagcttccttgtgagcagcaactctTTTTCAGGGAAATTAGGATAGGAAATACACGTCTgggagaaaaaagtaaaaataaaaaaatactaaattccAGGAAAAATTTAATCGTACAGtatctaatcaaatggcaaaatcaaataacaaaacacatacaacgaatgaacaacaactTTCGAGATATATACTCCATATGTAGGCGCTCCTGGAATATTGcaacatagaaatggaaagttcacaattgggaagctgaaatcatctcgtttgtcgaatagatttgttttcaaccgaccatCATTGTAAATTATTTCTACGTAAGTCACGATATGAGAAAATAACATTCCCTCTTTAACAAAAACTATGTACGACACTATTTATCAATATACGATAATTCAGGCAAAACCTAAAAAAGAGACAGATGGTACTACAGCAATAGTTCATCTACTTAATGGAACACAAATTGGCAACAGATAGTTGTATAACAGTTTAGTGAATGATTTAtcgtattaaaaaaattatgaaaaaatgatACAAGGTCCCAGTTAAATTGCTAAAACAAAGACATTAGGATTAAGGTGACAATGacacaaatagatataaaatactaatactttcaaaacaaaataattactaTGAAAATAGTAAGCcttaacatataaaattattgGACAAACATCATTGTACTCAAATATTGTTCCCTGTAAACGAAGGGTGATAGATACCAGATGGACATTCAAGCTCATATgtcgaaaataaacagacaacaccatggctgaaaatgacaaaagaccaatagacaaacaatagacataaaaattaacaaaaacacagcatataaaactaaagactgagtaaCATAAACCTAAACAAAAACTGAGGTAATTCTCAGGTGCTCCTAAgggataagcagatcctacaACACAAGTGacaaccgtcgtgttgctcatattaTTTCAACTCGGTATTAAGTATAAAAGTACAAATCTCTGAATCTTTATCTAGGTTGTGTTTATATTAAGTCCAgttcttgtatttatttttaattttcagctCTTCGTcattttgtatgaaatattgaatattccAATAGTTTGGCATCGCGTCTGCTGCAGTACAgcccttggatggtgtaaacttcccaaaaaaaccgtgtatggtgtaatggtgtaaggtgtatggtgcaaTGGTGTAAGGTGCATGGTcctatggtgtatggtgtaaggggaatggtgtaatggtgtatgaggAATAGTGTGATCGTGTAACGTGCAATCGGGAATGGTGTGACTGAATGGTAATTTAAATGGCTTACTCCAAAACAATCGATCCTTGCTGGTAGACTGTTTTTCCACGATGATATCAGTCACTAATCCCGTGTCGGTACTTCGATACTTGCAACATACAGATACCGTTAAATCGAAATattcctttacaaaattttgacaatatattttagtaAATAATCTATAGGTCTATTTCCTTGACAGTGTTTCACTTGTTATTTGCATTTCATATGTTTCGTCTAAATTATCACTGATAAAAGAGCTATCAAAATGCAAATATGTGGATTAGAATTGTTACCGTTTATGCTCTTTTGTGtgctacattttttttatctgttccATCTGGATTATATTCTAATATTCTAATGCTGGTAACTGGAAGTTgactttaattatttaaaaaaaccagGCGGAAGATATAAAGAAGACCTTACTTGAAGAGAAAccaacaaaaacagaaaataacaacaaaagacaaataccTTTCTGCACAAACTAAACAAAAACCCGTATTTAATCTAATGAGTTCCGGAATATACAGATCCcgtaatggttaacttttaaaaattttgatttaaaaggaAAGATGTCTCAtagacactcataccacatgtaATATCtaacttaatattttttaccCGTggaaagaaaaagaacaaaatatccTCTCTAAATTATCTTGTGATGTTACACAGTCCATGCTGAATATCAAATGTAAAGCTTTAATAAGCTTTCTCATCACTCTTAGACTAATGATTGCCacttatttttcaacaaacatgATTTCGTTGTATTTGATATAACAGTTATTCATCACATTTTGgtgtaattttatttattgaaaaatttgcATTTCCAACTCAAGAaatgataattacaaaaataaactaattAGACATGGTTAAAagcatttataatatatatatatacatagctcttaattctggtacctttgataactattaagacACATTTATCCCTTTGTTCTTATGTAATGAATCACATTTAATgactgaacaaaaaaaaaacaacactttccTAGATATTTTTCACAAAACTGGAAGATATCAAGACGAAACACCCTTTAAATGTGATACAAGTCTGCTTACTTCCTTGAGCTAAATCCAACTTTTATAGAGTCTGATGAAGTCGTCTTTTTAACccatattttacaatttatcatggtaataagtaaacaaaaataaaataactctTGTAAACGAAACGATGAGTTGaaatggaatatccgtttcactgATAGTATCGGATAtattccttatgtcgtaactacaaacAGAGTTCATATAGCTAAAAtcctttaaacatttattaaaagaaaaaggtAATATAAAAATAGTTAATGTATACGATGTGTATTATTTCCCATCTTTTGAAGACCACCAACAAGTCAGGACGATACTGACacaatttttctttgaaaaatcttAAAGTAAGGGGTTTGCTTTGTTCTGTAATGATCTGTTATGATTACAATAGTTTGTGTGGTTAAacgttttaactgttttgaaacACAGAAAATAGGATAGAGTTATATATCTAACGgttgttttataaactttataattattaatttcaacaGTGTTATTCAAAACCCTAGTTCTTTTCCGAAACCATATTCAAATATGTACATGCCCATATGTATCTTCCTAAATTGTATAGTTACTACCCCGAAATATAACGTACGACGttcttcattcattttttttgaaCATAAGTTAAGCCGTTcgtttcttgtttatattgtttaacattgtcattccGGGttcttttataactgactatccTTTTCTTATTGTGGAAGGCcttacggtaacctatagttgttattggGTTATAGAACCTAAACCACAAGAATGTTGAACCTTATCGAATGAGGGAATGTTCTTTTGGATATACAGTATAAATATTCATATCCTTTATCTAGACACAACCGACAGCATAGATACGCTGAATCAAATTTCTCGAGTAGGAACAGTGGCTggctgtcattttggtctgttgtggagagttgtctcattggtcatcataccacatcttcttttttatattcattatatgTAGGCAAAAGAGCTCActaaaaatgcaaaattataagtGTTGTATGTCAATATAGTATATAGAGTTTTTGGTGGATGAAGCTGCTGTTGGTCGTATCTTTATATGCAGTGGGATATCAACAGAGTAGAAGTCGGCGCTCATGTGATAACATGAAATATCGTTAATCTTTTTGTGTAAGTTTTAAGTTCTTTTAATGTTCTAAaatcctttgaaaaaaaatgtttttcatacCCTTTTTTGTGGAATATTGGGGTAAAAATCCTTTTCAACTTCTTAATTGATTTGGATTTTCAACTGTTTGATTTGCATTAAGCGCCACTGGTTAGTGATCTGTTGAACAAAAACGCGCGTCCTgcgtactgaattataaacctggtatctGTGATATGTTTTCACCACCACTGGTACGATGCTACTACTAGTTAaggtttgttttataatttattaccaACACATAAGTCTGCGATTGTTTACTGACTAAAATCCAGTACTGTGTATTGAAGATTTTGCCATCTCCTTTTATCTTCTGTTTTTATTACATTGCTTTGTTTGAATGAGGAAGTTTAATTGTTCTTACCGTTTGTCATACGCTGAATAGTCTCTATGCAGACGAAACACGcgacagtggtacttaaataTAAGTCTGGTGGTTATTTAAGCATCATGTTCTTTGCACCTCAAATTGTGTATCTATTATACTGTTATTTGCTTGCATTGTATCCttcattttttaactttttttctttattttgtccagaaatatttaaattggaGGGGATGACATGTAAGAACTAAATTAAGCCAACTACATTTTTTGTGAGCCTGACACATATCAGGAGCCTCGTTACTCAATGTTTTGTGCAGTTTGAATAATGTATGTTGTTTGCagattgttgttgtttttggttttaggaaaaactttttgaaatatagTGATTTGCACATTGATAGACACTTTTATGTTGTTGCCCTctaatttttttcttagttATATGAGCTGTATCAATGAGATTTACTTCACATTTTATTCATATCAAAAATGGTACACAAGTGTATATTTATACTTAGATTTGGAGCAAAGCTAATTTTAAAAGGAATCTATCTCATATGTACTTAAACCGTGGATGAGGTGATCCGTGAAAGGATAAACTTGCTATTCCAATTGCATCACTAAAACGAGTtataatacttttattaatgttaGCAACATCAAtggaaaatgataataaatgaaAGTGTCTATAAAGCAATACATAAAATGTTTAGTATCCTAAGTAAGATTAACAATATagtataaaacaaaagattaaataaaaatctcTTCAAAATGTTAAATAGATGACAAAACAGCTAAATAATGAAATCAAATTAgtttcaaaattaagaaaagtGTTACAGGTGAAATGTTGTATCAAGACGACAAAGCAGTTGTGTAGATCGATCTACTTTTAGGGAGGCAAACAATTTAAGGCCTGGCAGTCAAGACTTCAGATTTGTTGGGTAATCTTAAATGCATGTCTTGAGTGAATGAATGAAGACCATAATCGGTGTTTCAGACAGTTTTCCGTATTTATAGGGCAGTAAGTCGAACTGTATCCAGGGTTGACTGATTAACCATTAGTTACTCAACAAGCAATTACAAATACTTAGGGTGTGAGCATATTCTAGGAAAGGGCAGACATTTTGTCGTGAAACGGCTCACCCGCAAACCACTGAAAACAGCTACAAGGGTTTATTAATTTTCGCCCTCCActaaatacatatatgtattgaACGTAACAATTCCCACACCTGATATGCTAAATTAAGCTAAGGTGTTACTGTCTTATGCAATACCATCTGGCATGATTATACTTTAGTTACCCATTCAACTCTGGATTTATTTAGGACGAAATGGATCGCATAGTGACTGCCATTGTGAAAAGAGATCATTATGAATGGGAACCAAGATATTGCTTAACAATAATTTCCAATGCAAGCTACTCATTTATACTGCATATCCAAAAGAGCATTCCCTCATTCGATATGGTTCAACATTCTAATGGTATAGGTTCTATAACCCACGTTTATCCTTTGCGTAATAATGTTTAATGCTGAATAGTATAATGATaacttgatatttatttttatgaaaaactacatttttgtaGACGTTTAAAGTTAATAAATGACAGAGAGGACTTATATTCTATTCGTCTTGAGGGggtaaagttattttttaattaaggctctgttgaaatagaaataaaaagaaatacatgaacgatttgattttatttaagtttattaTCCCACATGTCTTTGTTTAGTAATACATTTAGTGTAACCTAGGaagattatataaataaaattggatGTGGAATCTACGTTCATGAGACAGCTCAactacaaaaataacaacaaagatatgaaaaaggaatacattaaaaatatcattccttgacttggtacaggtattttcgtACGTATGACAGGCGCATACAAATCCATTGTATTGACGACAAtgtgttaacaaaaaaaaacccaaacggGATACAAGAAATTATTTTACGACAAACCTgaactttttggaaatttggatccccaatgctcttcaactctgcagttgtttggctttatagatatgttgatatgagcgtcactaatgagtcttatgaagacgaaacgcgcgtcttgcgtactaaattataatcctggaacTTTTGATAACTCTGTAcatatcatattttcttttcaaatttcttaaatatgtattttgtcaatcatgtataacaaagaagttgaaaaatatgcattttgttcttaaaacagAGAGAAATCATAAATTGACGAAATTGACAAGTTGGTAAATTTGACACAGAAAAGCATAACAAACACCTtcctataatttttttaattaaactttattcaGGTTGGTACACTTcatctttattgaaagtatgaaaaaaaaagtttaattgtagAACTTTGATTTTTCTCCCAGATAAAAGCcccaaaaatatgtaaatattgatgaaaaatggaaaaaagatCAACGTTAGATAATTTCAAAGGTCTCGGCAtaaaaagaagtgcaccaccatatgattttttcttctccaaatattttgtacagtctaataaacccaaaaatcagtttaaaaaaacaagttgAATTCTAGAAATATTTGCTCCTCGGAGGTGTATATCCttaagttatattttcatttattgttgaacaaaatgaattaatatttattatatgagAAAGGACACCAAACCGTGTTTGTAAATTATCTGAACATAAACGGAATAGCAACCTGCTAAAGAGAGTATAGTACGACCTGATCAAAACCCAGGCTATATCAATATGAATGACCTATTTAGGTATCTCgtcagtgtttttgtttttcgtcattgcttaatttgattaaaatgttGGTTTCTTTGAATTGAATTCgctaaatatttaaatcttGGCATATGAATTGGATAAAGTTTTAGACTTGTTTGGTGCTATctcatattttatgaaatgcaATAAGAAAGAGTaacttttatcaattaaatcTAAAAGATAAAACAGACATACAACTTCATGTTTAGTATAAATCCTTTACAATTGTTTGAAACATTGAAGATCATTATAAAATACTAACATAATTTATAATAGTACACATACAATTTTACtctaaaaataagaagatacaGGAGGTGGGTTAAAACCAATAATGATGATAGTCAGTCAGCATTATGactaagagaaaaaaaaatgatcagaCGACACAAAAAGGTTAAATCACACCACACAGGAAATAAATCATTGTGGAACATAAAGACATTATTCAACGCATCATTGAATATTAATATCCATAGAGTATCTTTATTGAATGTTTTACCACGGATAATAGGTAAAGTTTCGAGGATTCATTAATTGTAATTTGACATTAACACTGCTGGAACCGTACACCGCGAAAACAGGACAAAGTTTCACATGTGAGGTCACATTCTTGAATATATGGAATATCGATTCATCTTGCTTTAGCGAAAATTCATTTCGCCGTCTGTTTACGAAAAACATAAATTTCCCATGAACTTTTGTACCAACTATATTATTACTGATTGATTCCAAAACTCGGTTATAATCAGTATCTTGTGAATACAAGTACACGTTGTCAACAACTGAACCCCTTGCTAGGTGAAAAGACCATCCGCTCACGTTGCTGGTCCCAACGTAGAAATACCTATCAACCTTTGAACGTTCGGCCAGACCTACCTCTAGAACAAGATTATTTGCAGATAATTTGTTAACTATTGTATATGTATAGTTAACTTCGTAGTACATTAATTCATTGTTTCCTACACACATGTCTGAAATCGTTCCCTTATAGTTCTGTAACTGTGCATCAGCGCTGTGTGTAGTATCTATGATATGGACGTTACTGATAATTGTATTATCAGCTGATATAAAGAGGTTTTTGTGTAAGTATGTTCGACTAAATCTCATGTCTGATATATCATCATCAcctaaaataacaaaagaataCAATTTAAGTCAGACAATAAACATTGTATTCGAGATgccaatatatttatatagaaagcCTCGggtgtcaaaaatgaaagacatttaaaatgttATGCGTCATGATGCATTGATTTATCAAAATGCTCATTGTAAATTATGGAATGCTACGATCAATGTGTGATATGTTTACCTGTGATTGCTAGTGTTTAAGTTG
It contains:
- the LOC134683887 gene encoding uncharacterized protein LOC134683887, which codes for MSLWLLLLIIICMLVALVVTGVVTFFITKERFSVTQYESKNECYWTTWSSWSGCSITCGKGEQVRVRQHMNTSMLCKYNETFNVRTCTSDPCFGDDDISDMRFSRTYLHKNLFISADNTIISNVHIIDTTHSADAQLQNYKGTISDMCVGNNELMYYEVNYTYTIVNKLSANNLVLEVGLAERSKVDRYFYVGTSNVSGWSFHLARGSVVDNVYLYSQDTDYNRVLESISNNIVGTKVHGKFMFFVNRRRNEFSLKQDESIFHIFKNVTSHVKLCPVFAVYGSSSVNVKLQLMNPRNFTYYPW